A portion of the Carya illinoinensis cultivar Pawnee chromosome 11, C.illinoinensisPawnee_v1, whole genome shotgun sequence genome contains these proteins:
- the LOC122281733 gene encoding heme chaperone HemW — MLKSTLAPVFSIFPAKPRTPNFVYQAFTNNSAHSTPTVRQNDSPDTLTSAPAPQLPPTSAYIHLPFCRKRCHYCDFPIVALGSSSNQIDDDPRVLNYIQLLCREINATRVEFETSPSLETVFFGGGTPSLVPPRLVASVLEVLGMKFGLSSNAEISMEMDPGTFDSKKMEELIGLGVNRVSLGVQAFQEELLKVCGRAHGLNEVYEAIEIVGSCGVENWSVDLISSLPHQTPEMWRESLRLTVEAQPTHVSVYDLQVEQGTKFGNLYTPGVSPLPSETWSADFYRTASRTLSNAGYNHYEISSYCKDGFACKHNLTYWKNIPFYGFGLGSASYVGGLRFSRPRKLKEYTDYVQNLENGVVDWCGNDTFDVKDMAMDVLMLSLRTARGLDLRSFRETYGGSLVSSLIRAYKPYLESGHVVCLDENRRALTADELDAALLDEDTMERKLAYIRLSDPDGFLLSNELISLAFRVIAP, encoded by the exons ATGCTCAAATCAACACTTGCTCCCGTTTTCTCAATCTTTCCTGCAAAACCCAGAACGCCAAACTTCGTGTACCAAGCTTTTACCAATAATTCCGCGCACAGCACACCAACTGTCCGACAAAATGATTCGCCCGACACTCTCACTTCCGCCCCAGCACCCCAGCTTCCCCCTACTTCAGCATACATCCACCTACCCTTCTGTCGAAAGCGCTGCCACTACTGTGACTTCCCAATTGTCGCTCTCGGCTCTTCTTCTAACCAAATCGATGACGACCCACGAGTGTTAAACTATATACAATTGCTTTGTCGAGAAATTAATGCCACTAGAGTAGAATTTGAGACCAGCCCCTCTCTAGAAACGGTTTTTTTCGGGGGTGGTACGCCTTCACTTGTGCCACCGAGACTTGTGGCGTCGGTTCTCGAAGTTTTGGGGATGAAATTTGGGTTGAGTTCAAATGCTGAAATATCTATGGAGATGGACCCTGGGACTTTTGATTCTAAGAAGATGGAGGAATTGATTGGGTTGGGCGTTAATCGAGTATCTTTGGGAGTTCAGGCATTTCAAGAAGAATTGCTGAAGGTATGTGGAAGGGCACATGGTTTGAATGAGGTCTATGAAGCCATTGAAATTGTTGGGTCATGTGGGGTCGAGAATTGGAGTGTGGatcttatttcatctctccCTCACCAGACACCGGAGATGTGGCGAGAGAGTTTGAGGCTCACCGTTGAGGCGCAACCCACCCATGTTTCCGTATATGATTTACAAGTCGAACAAGGCACGAAATTTGGAAACTT GTACACACCCGGGGTGTCCCCTCTGCCCTCTGAAACATGGTCTGCTGATTTCTACAGAACGGCTTCAAGAACGCTTTCTAATGCTGGTTACAACCATTATGAAATTAGCAGTTACTGCAAGGATGGCTTTGCGTGCAAACACAATCTTACATATTGGAAGAACATACCTTTCTATGGGTTTGGCCTTGGGTCTGCTAGTTATGTCGGTGGGTTGAGGTTTTCAAGGCCAAGAAAACTAAAAGAATACACGGATTATGTGCAGAATTTGGAGAATGGGGTGGTGGATTGGTGTGGGAACGATACTTTCGATGTCAAGGACATGGCCATGGATGTTCTGATGCTCTCTCTCAGAACTGCAAGAGGCCTAGATCTGAGGTCTTTCAGAGAAACTTATGGTGGCTCTCTTGTTTCCTCTCTTATCAGGGCCTATAAACCTTATCTGGAAAGTGGGCATGTTGTTTGCTTGGATGAGAACAGAAGAGCCTTAACTGCAGATGAACTGGATGCTGCATTACTAGATGAGGACACGATGGAAAGAAAGCTGGCTTATATTCGGCTAAGTGATCCAGATGGTTTCCTTTTATCAAATGAATTGATATCCCTTGCATTTCGGGTAATAGCTCCATAG